DNA from Geobacillus vulcani PSS1:
CCGCCGCATTCGCCGCCGCGCTTTTGGTTGTCGGCCGACGGATGGTGCGGCAAATGGTCGAGCCGCTGCAGGCGATGGAACGGGCTGCTGAGCGCATGACGGAAGGACGCTACGAAGCGGGCATCCCAGTGCGGAGTGATGATGAAATCGGACGCCTGGTGCAGGCGTTCAACCAAATGGCCGACGCCATCGCTAAAGAAGACGAGCGGAAACGCGAGTTTTTAGCGAACGTCTCGCATGAATTGCGCACACCGCTCAGCTATATGAAAGGGTACAGCGAAGCGCTCCTGGCTGGCCTTGCGAAAACGAAAGAAGAAGAAAAGGCGTACCTTCGCCTCATCCACCGCGAAACGGAACGGATGGAGCGGCTTGTCCGCGATTTGCTCGATTTGGCGCGCCTTGAAGGGCAAAGCGTGCCGCTCGAGCGCGCGCCGGTGGCGTTCGCTCAAGTGATCGAAGATGTCATCGCCATGTACGAACCGATCGCCGCGCAAAAGCGGATCAAACTGTCATGCGGGTTAGACTATGACGTCATCGTCAACGGCGACGCCGATCGGCTCGAACAAGTCGTGCGCAACTTGCTTGACAACGCCATCCGCTATACTCCGGAAGGCGGCGCGGTGACGGTGCGGCTTTCCCGCCTGTCGGAAGCAGAAGGAGAACTCGTGATCGAAGACACGGGAAAAGGCATCCCGAAAGACCAGCTCCCGCTTCTTGGCCAGCGCTTTTTCCGCGTCGACCGCGCCCGCACCCGCAAAGAAGGCGGCACCGGCTTAGGGCTGGCCATCGTCAAGCAAATCGTCGCCCTTCATGGCGGCGCCATTCAGTTCGACAGCGACCTCGGCCGCGGAACGACGGTATCTGTCCGCCTGCCGCTCGTTGGGGAAGGGGAAGAAACATACGTTCAAGACAAAGGAACGGATGGTGTATCATCAATATAAAAATTAGGAGGCAGGTGGAGGAAATGGGTTCAAGGGAAAAGGAACAGGCCCCGATGACCTACAAAGAGTATGCGACATGGCCGGAAGGAAAACGGTGCGAGGTGTTGGACGGGAATATCATCAGCATGGCGCCGTCGCCAACACCGGAACACCAATCGATTTCGCTCCAGCTTTCGATCGAATTCGGAATGTATTTCAGAGGGAAGGATTGTCGCGTGTTGGCCGCCCCGATCGACGTGTACCTTTTTGAAGATCATCGCAAGGGATGGATGGATGAAAACGTCCGAAATTGGGTATGTCCCGATCTTGTGGTCATCTGTGACAAAAACAAAATTCAAAAAAACTGCATTGTCGGTGCTCCAGATTTGGTCATCGAGATCTTGTCTCCCGCTACGGCCAAAATCGACCGGATGGACAAACGGATCGCGTACGAGCGGGCTGGGGTGAAGGAATATTGGATCGTTGACCCGGCGAATCAAGTCGTGGAAGTGTATTTGCGTGAGAAAACAGGGAAGTTCGAACTTCGCGGAGTGTACAGCCGCGATGACACCGTTCCCGTTCATGGATGGGAGGATTTGTTCATCGATTTACGAAACATTTTCGAATGAACAAATGGCCATTGACATCTTCGCTAGGCAGTATGTTGTCTAGAAGGCTGGTGAAAAACCGCTGTCGCACACCAATCGGCGGCATTTTCATTCAAAAAAGAAAGCTGGTTCTGCAAAGTTTCTCTAATTGAGAAATGGATGGAATCAGTAGCATTTTGCACTAAATCACCAGTCTCCTAGAAGGCCGGTGAAAAACGGCTGAGTTCCTTCATCAATGGGAGAACACGTGAAAGGCAGGACCGATGCACCAAGGTTTTTCTAGTTGAGAAGTGACATTGCAAAGCTGGATCCAGGATTAAATCACCAGCTTTCTAGGTTTCACCAGCCGATGTCGCATTCATTGGACGGCTTAACGCAACGAACGCGGAACAAACGCTGCTTGATTTTGATAGCGCTAATCGTCGCATTCATTCGACGGCCTAGCGCAACGAACGCGGCATTGGCGGTTGATGGGGAACGTTCAGGGAACGACTCTTCGGTTGAATCATGTGGTCGGAAACAAAAGCGCACCTTCGCGGTTTTGTGCGCAGCTCCCCTTTGCCAACAGCCAGGAACAAGGTGTTTTGTTCATTGCCCAAACGCGGCCGATGTACTACAATAAACATAGAACCCGTTTTTTCCCACCAAAGCGCGGCTTCATTCGGTTGACGTGAGGTGCCATCGGGTGTGGCTCGTTTTCAGGTGGAAAAACGAAAGCGGTTTCTTTTTTGGCAGAAAGACGCGAAAGGGGATGGGGAAATGAGCGATGTCGCGAAGATGAAGGAAGCGGCGTTTCCGGCTCCACCGATGGAGGAGTGGGAGCGGGAAGCGGAACGGTCGCTGAAAGGCAAGCCGCTCGAGCGGCTTGTGACGATGACGTACGAAAACATAGCGGTGAAACCGCTTTATACGCGCCGCGATGTAGAGGCGCTCGGCCCGCTGGAGCAGTATCCGGGCTTTGGTCAGTACGTGCGCGGGGCGCGGCCGGAAGGGTATCGGGGCGAGCCGTGGAAGGTGAGCCAAGAGATTTCGGCGGCAAGCCCGTCCGACTGGAACGAGGCGGTGAAGCATGACTTAGCGCGGGGACAGACGGAAATCCATTTCGCTCTCGGGCGGCTGCCGTTTGCCGTCGAGTCGGTTGAGGATGTGGCCGCGATGTTGGATGGCGTGCCGCTTGACCGCTATTCGCTCCGTGTGGACGCCGGGGCGCGGTCGCTTCCGTTTTTGGCGCTTTTGGCCGCTTATTTCAAGGAACGGGGCGTCCCGCTATCGAGCGTGCGCGGCGCCATTGGCATGGATCCGCTCGGCGCTTGGGCGGAACAGGGGACGCTCCCGTGTTCGCTTGAGCGGCTGTATGATGAAATGGCGGAAGTGACGAAGTGGACGACGGAACAAATGCCTGCCGTTCGCACGATTTTCGTGCGCGGCGAGCCGTACCATAACGGCGGGGCGAACGCCGTGCAGGAGCTCGCGTTTTCGTTGGCGGCGGCCGTCGAGTACATCCGCGCCGGGTTGGACCGGGGCTTGACGATTGATGACATCGCGACAAGGATGCAAGTGTCACTGGCGGTCGGAGCCGACTTTTTCATGGAAATCGCCAAGCTGCGGGCAGCGCGGCGGTTGTTTGCGCAAGTGATCGAAGCGTTTGGCGGCGGCGAATCATCACGGCGCATCGAACTGCATGTGCGCACGTCTCCCTTTACGAAAACGGTGTACGATCCGTATGTGAATATGCTTCGCGCCGGAGCGGAAGCGTTTGCGGCCGTTGTCGGCGGCGCCGATGGCGTGCATGTGTCGCCGTTTGACGAAGCGATCGGGCTCGCTGATGCGTTTTCGCGGCGCATCGCCCGCAACACGCAGCTCATTTTGCTTGAAGAGGCGCATCTCGCCCAAGTCATCGATCCGGCGGGCGGCTCGTATTATGTGGAGACATTGACGGCAAAACTTGCCGAAGCAGCGTGGAAGCTGTTCCAGCAGGTGGAGGAAAAAGGCGGCATGAAACAAGCGCTTCAAGACGGCTTCGTGCAGTCGGAAGTGGCGGCGGTTGCCAAGCGGCGGCTTGAGCGCGTCAAACAGCGGAAAGAAAAAATCGTCGGCACGAACGTGTACGCCAATTTGGAGGAAACGCCGATCGAAAAGCCGAAGCAAGCCGCAGTGAACATGGTGCTGCCGTTGGATGAACAGCGGGTGGCCGATATTCGCAGCACGCTTGTCAGCGGAAAGTGGATGGAAACGATGATTCGTGCGGCCCGCCGTCGAGCAACCGCTCGGGAAATGGCAGCGGCGCTGGCCGATGGGAAGGAGGCGGCGGCCATCGCGCCGATTCGCGCATGGCGTTTGGCTGAGCCGTTTGAGCAGCTGCGGAAGGCGGCCGAGGAGCATGCGGAGCGCACGGGAAGCCGGCTTTCCGTTCACTTGATCAATATCGGGCCGCTTGTCCGCCATCAGGCGCGCGCCGATTTCATCGCCGGGCTGTTTGCGGCCGGCGGGGTGGCGGCTGAGCGAAGCGACGGCTTTGCCTCGGTCGAGGAAGCGGTCGAATGGGTGCGGAACACGAACGGGACGCATTATATCGTGTGCGGCGTGGATGACGACTACCCGGGGTTCGTTCCGGCGTTGGCTGAGGGGTTCAAGCAAGCCAAGCCGAACGCGAAGCTGTATGTCGCCGGAAAACCGCCGGAAGAGCTCGAGAACACGTACGCGGATGCGGGTGTGGATGGGGCAATTCATCTCGGTTCGAACGCGTACGATGTGATCGTGGCGTTTCTCACGGAAAGAGGGGTGGCGTTGGATGGCGAAGTACGTTGATTTTACAAAGATGACGCTTTCCGCGGCAGCGGCCGATGTGGAGGAGAAACAGTGGAGAGACGCGGTGGAGCGGCGCGTGCAAGCGTCGATCGATGAACTGTTGTTTCAGACGAACGAACACATTGCCGTGAAGCCGCTTTATACAAAAAATGACATCGATGGGCTCGATTTTCTTGATTATATGCCCGGGCTGCCGCCGTACTTGCGCGGACCGTACCCGACGATGTATGTCGTGCGGCCGTGGACAATCCGCCAATACGCCGGTTTTTCGACGGCGGAGGAAAGCAACGCGTTTTACCGGCGCAACTTGGCGATGGGGCAAAAAGGGCTGTCGGTCGCCTTTGACCTGGCGACGCACCGCGGCTATGACTCCGACCATCCGCGCGTCGTCGGCGACGTCGGCAAAGCAGGGGTCGCCATCGATTCGGTGCTCGATATGAAAATTTTGTTTGACGGCATCCCGCTTGACCAAATGTCGGTGTCGATGACGATGAACGGGGCGGTGCTCCCGATTATGGCGTTTTACATCGTCACCGCCGAAGAGCAAGGAGTGACGCAAGACAAACTGTCGGGCACGATCCAAAACGATATTTTGAAAGAATATATGGTGCGCAACACGTACATTTACCCGCCGGAGATGTCGATGCGCATCATCGCCGACATTTTTGCCTATACGGCCAAATACATGCCGAAATTCAACAGCATCAGCATTTCCGGCTACCATATGCAAGAAGCCGGGGCGCCGGCTGATTTGGAGCTGGCGTATACGCTCGCGGACGGGCTTGAGTACGTGCGCACCGGCTTGAAGGCGGGCATTGACATCGACTCGTTCGCCCCGAGGCTGTCGTTTTTCTGGGCGATCGGCATGAACTACTTTATGGAAGTGGCGAAACTGCGCGCGGCGCGCCTCATGTGGGCGAAAATGATGAAAACGTTCAACCCGAAAAATCCGAAATCGCTCGCGTTACGGACCCATTCACAAACGTCAGGCTGGAGCTTGACCGAGCAAGATCCGTTCAACAACGTTGTGCGCACGCTCATCGAAGCCCACGCGGCGGCGATGGGGCATACGCAGTCGCTCCATACGAACGCGCTCGATGAGGCGATTGCCTTGCCGACCGATTTTTCGGCGCGCATCGCCCGCAATACGCAGCTGTACTTGCAGGAGGAGACGGGCATTTGCCGGACGATCGACCCGTGGGCTGGTTCGTATTACGTCGAGACGTTGACGAACGAACTGATGAAGCGGGCGTGGGCGCATATTGAAGAAATCGAAAGTCTTGGCGGGATGGCAAAAGCGATCGAAACCGGCATTCCGAAAATGCGCATTGAAGAAGCAGCGGCCCGCCGCCAAGCGCGCATCGATTCAGGGGCGGAAACGATCATCGGGGTGAACAAATACCGTCCGGAAAAAGAAGAGCCGATCGACATTTTGGAAGTGGACAACACCGCCGTGCGAAAGCGGCAAATCGAACGGCTGAACGAGCTGAAGGCGACCCGCGACAACGAGCAGGTCGAAGCGGCGCTAGAGGCGATTACGAAAGCGGCGGAAACGGGCGAAGGGAACTTGCTTGAGCTCGCCGTCCAAGCCGCGCGCGTCCGCGCCACCCTCGGGGAAATTTCGTACGCCATTGAAAAAGTGGCGAAGCGTCATCGCGCGGTCATCCGTTCGATCAGCGGCGTCTACAGTTCGGAATACAAAAACGAAGCGCAGCTCGAACGGGTGAAGCGACGGGTGGAGCAATTCGCCGAACTTGAAGGGCGCCGTCCGCGCATCTTGATTGCGAAAATGGGGCAAGACGGCCATGACCGCGGGGCGAAAGTGATCGCGACCGCGTTTGCCGATTTAGGGTTTGACGTCGATATCGGCCCGCTCTTCCAGACGCCGGAAGAAACGGCGCGTCAGGCGGTCGAAAACGACGTGCACGCGGTTGGCATCAGCTCGCTCGCCGGCGGACATAAGACGCTCGTGCCGCAGCTTGTGTCGGAGCTCGAAAAACTCGGCCGCGATGATATTTTAGTCATCGTCGGCGGCGTCATCCCGCCGCAAGACTACGCGTTCTTGTATGAACACGGCGCCGCCGCCATCTTCGGGCCAGGCACGATCATTCCGGAAGCGGCGGACAAAGTGCTCGATGAAATTTACGCCCGGCTCGGCTATGAGGACGTGAGCGAATGAACGGCGAAGAGAAACGATGGGAACAGACAAGCGCCCAGAGCGCGGCTTCGGATGGGCCGCCGCGCCGCCCGGAATGGGCGGACGGCGAGAGCGCGTCATCCTACGTGCACGCCGAACGCCCGCCGGCGCCAAAGCGGATCGTGAAGCGGAAAGAGCGGTCGGTGGACGAGTACGTCCAAGGGGTGCTCGCCGGCGACCGCACGATGTTGGCGCAGGCGATTACGTTGGTCGAAAGCAATGCGGCTCGTCATATCGATCTCGCCCAGCACGTGCTTCATGCCCTGCTCCCGCACGTCGGCCGCTCGATCCGCATCGGCATCACCGGGGTGCCGGGGGCGGGGAAAAGCACGTTCATTGAAGCGTTCGGGACGTTTTTGTGCGAACAAGGGCACCGCGTCGCCGTCTTGGCCGTCGACCCGACGAGCTCGTTGACCGGCGGCAGCATCCTCGGCGACAAAACGCGGATGGAGACGCTCGCCCGACATCCGCTTGCGTTCATCCGTCCGTCGCCATCCGGCGGGGCGCTTGGCGGCGTGCACCGGAAAACGCGCGAGACGATGATGCTGTGCGAAGCGGCCGGCTATGACATTATCCTCGTTGAGACGGTCGGCGTCGGCCAAAGCGAGTTTGTCGTCCGCGGGATGGTCGACTTTTTCCTCCTGTTGGCGTTAACCGGCGCCGGCGACGAGCTGCAAGGGATGAAGCGCGGCATCATGGAGCTTGTGGACGCCATCGTCATCAACAAGGCGGACGGCGATAATAAAGAAAAAGCGAAAGCGGCGCAAAAAGAATACAACCAGTTTCTCCATTACCTGCGCCCGGCCACGCCCGGCTGGGAGACGAAAGCGTACACGTGCTCGGCGCTGCTGGGCGAAGGGATCGCCGACATGTGGCGCGTCATCCAAACGTTCGTCGAGACGACGAAGCGATCCGGCGTCTTTTTCGACCGCCGCCGCCAGCAGCAAAAAGACTGGATGCACGCCATGATCAAAGAATATATCGAAACGCGCTTTTTCACTGACCCGATCGTGAAAGAAAAGCTCCCAATGCTCGAGAACAGCGTCATTTCCGGCGCCAAGCCGGTCACCGCCGCCGTCAAAGAGCTGATCGAGGCGTATGAGCGGAAGCGGAGCGGCGAACTATGATATGATAAAGGGAAAGCGAAGGAGGTGTCACGATGTTCCAATTTCAATTTCCGCTCTATAGCGACATCGTCGAACAAGCGCGGCGCGAAGCGGTCGAAGCCGGATTTGAAGAGCTGCGCACGCCGGAAGACGTCGACGACGCGTTTCGCCGTCCGGGCACAACGCTTGTCCTCATCAACTCCGTGTGCGGCTGCGCCGGCGGCATCGCCCGTCCCGCAGCGGCCCACGCCGTCCACTACGACAAGCGTCCGGATCATTTGGTGACCGTCTTTGCCGGCCAAGACAAAGAAGCAACGGCCCGCGCGCGCGAGTATTTTGTCGGCGAGCCGCCGTCCTCGCCGTCGTTCGCTCTGCTAAAAGACGGGAAATTGTGCGCCATGCTCCACCGCCACGACATCGAGGGGCACGAGCCGGTGGCGGTCGTGCAAAAGCTGCAGGCGCTGTTTGACGAATATTGTGAGGAAGTGTGAATGGAAACACCCGAAGCCAAAGAAGGCTTCGGGTGTTTGTATGATTGGTGGAGATGATGTTCATGAACATTGGACAAAAGCAGGGGCCAATCATTGTGTTTGCTTTCGCTCCGTGTTATGATGGTTAGTAAAGCAACCAAGAAATTTGGTTATGTTTCAGGAAAGAGAGGAATAATATGGTACCATCAGATTCGATGACAAAGGAGAAGGTACCGATGGACAAACTCCCAGATGACAAGAAAAAACGTGTGAAGCGCATTGCTGTATCAAGTAAAAAACAAATTACAATCCCTAAAGATTTTTATGAGCAATTAGGAATTGGAAATGAAGTGCTGATTGAGCTAGCGGATAATGTGAAAATTTTTACGAAGAGCTGCAGCGTTATATGAAGACGAACCGAGCGCCGTTTTCGAAGGCATAGATCTATTTAAGACAATGGCTAAAGGAGAACGGTGGCATGGATGAGCAGGAATTGATTAGACTATTGCACCAGCATGCGTTTCGGTTGCTGTTGTATTTGAAAAACGTCATTGCCGCGTCGAAGCAAGTGGCGGAGTATATTGACGACATTGTCGGCGTTTACTCATGCGACGTGCTTTTTTCGCCGTGCTGAACGAGACGATCCGGCGGGAAATCGAGCGCGATGGAAAGACGATTGATGAGAACGCCTGCTCATAAAACGTGCCTCTTTTTTGTGTCTAGCACGGTCTATCCCACATGAGCGGACAGCCGTCTTTTTTTGCCCCTCCGCGGCGGTTGGGGCAGATGGGCTTCAGGATGCAGGGCGCGTGAGCCGAAGATTGTCCGTTTTTCCTTGCATCGAAAGCGCCGTCATCGGTACAATGAAGTCGGCAACCATTGGCAAAGGAGACGGCGCGATGAAAATCGGCTATCGGACGTTGAAAACGGCGGTCGGGGCGGCGCTGGCGATCGCCATCGCTCAGTTTATCGGCCTTCACAACTTCGCTTCTGCCGGCATTATCGTCATTTTGTGCGTTCAAGTGACGAAAAAGCGGTCGCTTGAGACCGCGCGGGCCCGTTTGGCGGCGTGCGTTGTCGCGATCGGGTTTGCGGCGTTGTTTTTTGCCGTCTTCGGTTACCATCCGTGGACGATCGGGCTGCTGCTGTTAGTGTTTATTCCAGTGACCGTCCGGCTGAAAGTCAACGAAGGCATTGCGACTAGCTCGGTGATCATTTTGCATTTGTATGCGGCCAAGGAGATCACATGGGAATGGGTCGTCAATGAGCTGCTGTTGGTCGCTGTCGGCATCGGGGTGGCGCTCATCGTCAACATGTACATGCCGAGCGCCGAGAAGCAGCTCAAAGAGTACCAGCGCATTGTCGAGGATTTGTTTCGCATCATTTTAAAAGAAATCGTGCGCTATTTGCGCACCAATGAGCTCGATTGGGATGGGAAGGAGCTGCCGCTTGCCGCGGAGATGCTTGAGCAGGCCAAAAAGCTAGCGATGCGCCACGCCGACAACCAACTATGGAGGAACGAAGATGAATACGTCCGCTACTTCCGCATGCGTGAGCGGCAGCTGGAAATCATCGAGCATATGCTTCCACTTGTGACGTCGCTGACGTACACGGTTGAGCAGCGGATGATGATCGCCAATTTTATCGACGAATTAAGCGACGCCATTCACCCGGGAAATACGGCCGATCGGTTTTTGCGGCGTCTTGCCGAGATGCGCGAGCAGTTTAAGGAGATGCCGCTGCCAACGACCCGCGAGCAGTTTGAAGAGCGGGCGGCGCTGTTTCATTTAGTGCGCGAATTGGAGCGATATTTAATCATCAAAAGCCAATTTCATCCCGGAAACGAACCAAAACAGCAGCGGCTTAAGGCATGATACAGGGCATATGTCCATCCGTTTTGGCGCACACTATGGCCAAACGCTCAAACAAAGGATGGACTGATGATGCGAATTTGGTTGGTCATTTGTCTGGCGATGGCTGTGGTGTTCGCGGCGCCTTTTCAGGCGGCGGCGGAGGCGAAGCCGCTTGTGATTGTGAACAAAGCGCTCAATCAACTGGCGCTCGTCCGCGACGGCCGCATCGAAGCCGTTTATCCGGTGGCAACGGGGGTGAATGCCGAACTGACGCCGGAAGGACTGTTTACCGTGACGGTGAAGGCGAAAAACCCGTATTATCGGAAAAAGAACATCCCGGGCGGAGCGCCAAACAATCCGCTCGGCACAAGGTGGATCGGCTTTAACGCGCGCGGGACGGACGGGCGCATCTACGGCATTCATGGTACGAACAACCCGGCGTCGATCGGCGGCTACGT
Protein-coding regions in this window:
- a CDS encoding sensor histidine kinase, producing the protein MKRLRLGQKVWLSIGAAVVATLAFSFGLLNYFYRTVYMKEVERTLIAEGTSLARDYRGGAIAREYRRQIEWYDEKSTATILLIDNPRELSACFPFPVHYDALVSGRDRETLLAGKPVVKTGYEKRFGRRVMAVVVPLLDGKRLEGAIYLYLPLADVQEATKRAAAAFWPLAAAFAAALLVVGRRMVRQMVEPLQAMERAAERMTEGRYEAGIPVRSDDEIGRLVQAFNQMADAIAKEDERKREFLANVSHELRTPLSYMKGYSEALLAGLAKTKEEEKAYLRLIHRETERMERLVRDLLDLARLEGQSVPLERAPVAFAQVIEDVIAMYEPIAAQKRIKLSCGLDYDVIVNGDADRLEQVVRNLLDNAIRYTPEGGAVTVRLSRLSEAEGELVIEDTGKGIPKDQLPLLGQRFFRVDRARTRKEGGTGLGLAIVKQIVALHGGAIQFDSDLGRGTTVSVRLPLVGEGEETYVQDKGTDGVSSI
- a CDS encoding Uma2 family endonuclease, producing MGSREKEQAPMTYKEYATWPEGKRCEVLDGNIISMAPSPTPEHQSISLQLSIEFGMYFRGKDCRVLAAPIDVYLFEDHRKGWMDENVRNWVCPDLVVICDKNKIQKNCIVGAPDLVIEILSPATAKIDRMDKRIAYERAGVKEYWIVDPANQVVEVYLREKTGKFELRGVYSRDDTVPVHGWEDLFIDLRNIFE
- a CDS encoding methylmalonyl-CoA mutase family protein; protein product: MSDVAKMKEAAFPAPPMEEWEREAERSLKGKPLERLVTMTYENIAVKPLYTRRDVEALGPLEQYPGFGQYVRGARPEGYRGEPWKVSQEISAASPSDWNEAVKHDLARGQTEIHFALGRLPFAVESVEDVAAMLDGVPLDRYSLRVDAGARSLPFLALLAAYFKERGVPLSSVRGAIGMDPLGAWAEQGTLPCSLERLYDEMAEVTKWTTEQMPAVRTIFVRGEPYHNGGANAVQELAFSLAAAVEYIRAGLDRGLTIDDIATRMQVSLAVGADFFMEIAKLRAARRLFAQVIEAFGGGESSRRIELHVRTSPFTKTVYDPYVNMLRAGAEAFAAVVGGADGVHVSPFDEAIGLADAFSRRIARNTQLILLEEAHLAQVIDPAGGSYYVETLTAKLAEAAWKLFQQVEEKGGMKQALQDGFVQSEVAAVAKRRLERVKQRKEKIVGTNVYANLEETPIEKPKQAAVNMVLPLDEQRVADIRSTLVSGKWMETMIRAARRRATAREMAAALADGKEAAAIAPIRAWRLAEPFEQLRKAAEEHAERTGSRLSVHLINIGPLVRHQARADFIAGLFAAGGVAAERSDGFASVEEAVEWVRNTNGTHYIVCGVDDDYPGFVPALAEGFKQAKPNAKLYVAGKPPEELENTYADAGVDGAIHLGSNAYDVIVAFLTERGVALDGEVR
- the scpA gene encoding methylmalonyl-CoA mutase; translated protein: MAKYVDFTKMTLSAAAADVEEKQWRDAVERRVQASIDELLFQTNEHIAVKPLYTKNDIDGLDFLDYMPGLPPYLRGPYPTMYVVRPWTIRQYAGFSTAEESNAFYRRNLAMGQKGLSVAFDLATHRGYDSDHPRVVGDVGKAGVAIDSVLDMKILFDGIPLDQMSVSMTMNGAVLPIMAFYIVTAEEQGVTQDKLSGTIQNDILKEYMVRNTYIYPPEMSMRIIADIFAYTAKYMPKFNSISISGYHMQEAGAPADLELAYTLADGLEYVRTGLKAGIDIDSFAPRLSFFWAIGMNYFMEVAKLRAARLMWAKMMKTFNPKNPKSLALRTHSQTSGWSLTEQDPFNNVVRTLIEAHAAAMGHTQSLHTNALDEAIALPTDFSARIARNTQLYLQEETGICRTIDPWAGSYYVETLTNELMKRAWAHIEEIESLGGMAKAIETGIPKMRIEEAAARRQARIDSGAETIIGVNKYRPEKEEPIDILEVDNTAVRKRQIERLNELKATRDNEQVEAALEAITKAAETGEGNLLELAVQAARVRATLGEISYAIEKVAKRHRAVIRSISGVYSSEYKNEAQLERVKRRVEQFAELEGRRPRILIAKMGQDGHDRGAKVIATAFADLGFDVDIGPLFQTPEETARQAVENDVHAVGISSLAGGHKTLVPQLVSELEKLGRDDILVIVGGVIPPQDYAFLYEHGAAAIFGPGTIIPEAADKVLDEIYARLGYEDVSE
- the meaB gene encoding methylmalonyl Co-A mutase-associated GTPase MeaB, with the protein product MNGEEKRWEQTSAQSAASDGPPRRPEWADGESASSYVHAERPPAPKRIVKRKERSVDEYVQGVLAGDRTMLAQAITLVESNAARHIDLAQHVLHALLPHVGRSIRIGITGVPGAGKSTFIEAFGTFLCEQGHRVAVLAVDPTSSLTGGSILGDKTRMETLARHPLAFIRPSPSGGALGGVHRKTRETMMLCEAAGYDIILVETVGVGQSEFVVRGMVDFFLLLALTGAGDELQGMKRGIMELVDAIVINKADGDNKEKAKAAQKEYNQFLHYLRPATPGWETKAYTCSALLGEGIADMWRVIQTFVETTKRSGVFFDRRRQQQKDWMHAMIKEYIETRFFTDPIVKEKLPMLENSVISGAKPVTAAVKELIEAYERKRSGEL
- a CDS encoding BrxA/BrxB family bacilliredoxin; this encodes MFQFQFPLYSDIVEQARREAVEAGFEELRTPEDVDDAFRRPGTTLVLINSVCGCAGGIARPAAAHAVHYDKRPDHLVTVFAGQDKEATARAREYFVGEPPSSPSFALLKDGKLCAMLHRHDIEGHEPVAVVQKLQALFDEYCEEV
- a CDS encoding AbrB/MazE/SpoVT family DNA-binding domain-containing protein translates to MDKLPDDKKKRVKRIAVSSKKQITIPKDFYEQLGIGNEVLIELADNVKIFTKSCSVI
- a CDS encoding aromatic acid exporter family protein, which codes for MKIGYRTLKTAVGAALAIAIAQFIGLHNFASAGIIVILCVQVTKKRSLETARARLAACVVAIGFAALFFAVFGYHPWTIGLLLLVFIPVTVRLKVNEGIATSSVIILHLYAAKEITWEWVVNELLLVAVGIGVALIVNMYMPSAEKQLKEYQRIVEDLFRIILKEIVRYLRTNELDWDGKELPLAAEMLEQAKKLAMRHADNQLWRNEDEYVRYFRMRERQLEIIEHMLPLVTSLTYTVEQRMMIANFIDELSDAIHPGNTADRFLRRLAEMREQFKEMPLPTTREQFEERAALFHLVRELERYLIIKSQFHPGNEPKQQRLKA
- a CDS encoding L,D-transpeptidase; this encodes MRIWLVICLAMAVVFAAPFQAAAEAKPLVIVNKALNQLALVRDGRIEAVYPVATGVNAELTPEGLFTVTVKAKNPYYRKKNIPGGAPNNPLGTRWIGFNARGTDGRIYGIHGTNNPASIGGYVSQGCVRMHNRHVEQLYERVSIGANVLILRSNESFYAIAKRYGAVE